In one window of Leishmania braziliensis MHOM/BR/75/M2904 complete genome, chromosome 8 DNA:
- a CDS encoding putative tuzin, whose translation MLGPATRCCLLPAVRRSAFAQPGLEGLRIAAYAPAEPGVPSSPRRLPVAVGRVVAQLSPLVFAVDFRDSPPPPAVSLGSRVYVAYEREGATPLPQQGGGAVDDAPGRGFLMCGFVVRVNLNGTFGVLLENNRVDLGVPPERIAVTEGVCKFVRHPEYLQVAEWVRSAGLSGADEVESTACMLYHRGWRAERLHLLEASDTHLLAHLSQRSRMSLMEKAEWQRDHHRQMRSLYSERVKERDRRYMAAKYAGILSASVAFCGAFSLFGWNYRNHLTHQRSYQMRFAVRTLCKEAPPGASTTADAAHQLSRQTRREALERWIRPVFQQLDTAHPRIVVITGSFGCGKSSLCRAAMRGEGMAVVVVDVRVMEDPLRSVIKALGVPHVEACGDALDFISEACCRAKSMMGGKTPVIVLRLREADSLARVYSEALALACERRMCHVVVEVPLEALTVTSTLLPRLDFYTVPNFSRSQAHEYIQHRLDALDTEAFLDTVGTSRADLDELLAAAHQRRVSPAEYTSERLLRAMRQLQAAWGDDAQLKTAVKRLAQRPYGEGRHEGLDGSSLSHPSLRDVVLYNPVQDAWHFRSRVLHTAAACLL comes from the coding sequence ATGCTGGGCCCGgcaacgcgctgctgcctgctgcCGGCGGTGAGGCGGTCGGCGTTTGCCCAACCGGGGCTGGAGGGGCTGCGCATTGCTGCGTACGCGCCTGCGGAACCGGGCGTgccgtcctcgccgcgcCGGCTGCCCGTGGCCGTTGGCCGCGTGGTCGCACAGCTGTCGCCTCTTGTGTTCGCGGTGGACTTTAGGGAcagcccaccgccgcccgccGTGTCGCTGGGGTCGCGTGTCTACGTGGCCTACGAGCGCGAGggcgcgacgccgctgccacagcaGGGCGGCGGGGCCGTGGACGATGCGCCGGGCCGCGGCTTCTTGATGTGTGGCTTCGTTGTGCGGGTGAACCTGAACGGCACCTTCGGCGTCCTGCTGGAGAACAATAGGGTGGACCTGGGGGTCCCGCCGGAGAGGATAGCCGTGACGGAGGGCGTGTGCAAGTTCGTGCGCCACCCCGAGTACTTGCAGGTCGCCGAGTGGGTGCGCTCCGCTGGGCTCTCGGGGGCCGACGAGGTGGAGAGCACCGCGTGCATGCTGTACCATCGCGGCTGGCGGGCAGAGCGTCTGCACCTGCTGGAGGCCTCTGACACCCACCTCCTGGCGCACCTGTCCCAGCGCTCCCGCATGTCGCTcatggagaaggcggagtgGCAGCGCGACCACCACCGTCAGATGCGCAGCCTCTACTCGGAGCGCGTGAAGGAGCGGGACCGGCGATACATGGCGGCCAAGTACGCCGGCATCCTCTCCGCCAGCGTCGCCTTCTGCGGCGCGTTTTCGCTGTTTGGGTGGAACTACAGGAACCACCTGACACACCAGCGCTCCTACCAGATGCGCTTTGCGGTGAGGACGCTCTGCAAGGAGGCACCTCCCGGAGCGTCCACTACcgccgacgcggcgcaccagctGTCCAGGCAGACTCGCCGAGAGGCACTGGAGCGCTGGATTCGGCCAGTGTTTCAGCAGCTGGACACAGCGCACCCTCGCATTGTGGTGATCACCGGGTCCTTTGGGTGTGGTAAGAGCTCGCTGTGCCGCGCTGCAATGCGCGGGGAGGGCATGGCTGTCGTGGTCGTGGACGTGCGCGTGATGGAGGAcccgctgcgcagcgtcaTTAAGGCCCTTGGTGTGCCGCACGTGGAGGCCTGCGGCGACGCGCTCGACTTCATCTCCGAGGCATGCTGCAGGGCCAAGTCCATGATGGGTGGAAAGACACCCGTGATTGTGCTGAGGCTGCGTGAGGCGGACAGCCTGGCACGTGTGTACAGCGAGGCactggcgctggcgtgcgAGCGCCGCATGTGCCACGTCGTGGTGGAGGTGCCCCTTGAGGCGCTAACCGTGACGAGCacgttgctgccgcggttGGACTTCTACACGGTCCCCAACTTCAGCCGCTCGCAGGCGCACGAGTACATCCAGCATCGCCTCGACGCCCTCGACACGGAGGCGTTTCTGGATACGGTGGGCACGAGCCGCGCCGACCTGGACGAGCTGCTTGCGGCTGCTCATCAGCGCCGTGTGTCGCCGGCGGAGTACACGAGCGAGCGGCTGCTCAGGGcgatgcgccagctgcaggcggcgtGGGGCGATGACGCGCAGCTCAAGACGGCTGTAAAGCGTCTGGCGCAGCGGCCATACGGCGAAGGCCGGCACGAGGGCctcgacggcagcagccTCAGCCACCCCTCACTGCGCGATGTGGTCCTCTACAACCCTGTGCAGGATGCCTGGCACTTCAGGAGCCGAGTGCTACAcacggccgccgcctgcttGCTGTAA
- a CDS encoding amastin-like protein, protein MAWSIGLLIYVVVQFVAFLLVLVATPIDMYWFRIGSVRSFFPNHCITLWGVKVVCSNLAYESSSDAEWALCPTRRDRFRAAQAFAVISIFVYLAAFLLGVIMLFCCRRLRWVCLALNSVGAVTLWIVWACMAVAYHKNEGPDCEPIKEFYTYGAGFVLLVLVWLLDILNIPVLLFLCQDSGSGENGKETENKSQK, encoded by the coding sequence ATGGCGTGGAGTATCGGCCTCCTCATCTACGTGGTCGTGCAGTTCGTCGCCTTTTTATTGGTGCTGGTGGCCACGCCAATCGACATGTATTGGTTTAGAATAGGTAGTGTTCGTTCATTCTTTCCCAATCACTGCATCACTTTATGGGGTGTTAAGGTTGTGTGCAGCAACCTCGCATACGAGAGCTCATCGGACGCGGAGTGGGCTCTATGCCCCACACGTCGCGACCGTTTCCGCGCTGCCCAGGCGTTCGCTGTGATCTCCATCTTCGTGTACCTTGCGGCGTTCCTCCTGGGCGTCATTATGCtcttctgctgccgtcgGCTCCGCTGGGTCTGCCTGGCACTGAACAGCGTCGGTGCTGTCACCCTGTGGATTGTCTGGGCCTGCATGGCGGTGGCATACCACAAGAATGAGGGCCCTGATTGCGAGCCGATAAAGGAATTCTACACGTATGGCGCTGGTTTCGTTCTCCTCGTACTCGTCTGGCTGCTGGATATCCTCAACATCCCCGTCTTGCTGTTCCTGTGCCAGGACAGCGGCTCAGGTGAGAATGGAAAAGAGACGGAGAACAAGAGTCAGAAGTGA
- a CDS encoding amastin-like protein, with the protein MECGVGVLVYAILQFIAFMFLLSGSLVDMFHVNEYFSANSDYCLTYWGLKERCTDMKNVKSLDEFFKHCSFARDHFHTARVLALVSIVVFGLASLLGFMTMCCYNSLGWGCLLLNIVGIVTSAFSWAPMVVLSRYDNLTFCTELPVTFAFGSGFALLIVAWILDIINIFFLLFPCQSNGSDKNLYVT; encoded by the coding sequence ATGGAGTGTGGCGTTGGCGTTCTTGTCTACGCGATCCTTCAGTTCATCGCGTTCATGTTTTTACTGTCCGGGTCGTTGGTGGACATGTTTCATGTCAACGAATACTTCTCAGCCAACTCAGATTATTGCCTCACCTACTGGGGTCTGAAAGAAAGATGCACTGACATGAAGAATGTAAAGTCGCTGGACGAGTTTTTCAAGCACTGCAGTTTTGCCCGAGATCATTTCCACACCGCTCGGGTGCTCGCTCTTGTCTCCATCGTTGTGTTCGGCTTGGCGTCTCTCTTGGGCTTCATGACGATGTGCTGCTACAATTCCCTTGGCTGGGGGTGCCTGCTGCTCAACATTGTTGGCATCGTCACCTCAGCCTTCTCATGGGCGCCCATGGTCGTCCTCTCCCGGTATGATAACCTCACCTTTTGCACAGAGTTGCCCGTAACCTTCGCTTTTGGAAGTGGCTTCGCTCTCCTGATTGTAGCCTGGATCCTGGACATCATCAACATCTTTTTCTTGCTGTTCCCGTGCCAGAGCAACGGCTCCGACAAGAACTTGTACGTGACCTAA